Below is a window of Micromonospora chersina DNA.
GTCGGCGCACCCGCTCAGCGCGGTGTAGAGGGGGAGCTGGTACGCGGCCAGGAGGAACAGCTTCGCCATGGTCATGCCGAAGTCGCCGTTGGGCAGCTCGACCAGGAGGCAGTTGCGGAACTCCCGGTCGCCGCGCAGGTAGGCCAGCGCGTCCTCGTCCCGGCCGGCGCCCTCCAGCTCGCCCGCGTACGTGAGCAGCAGGCGGGCCGCACCGAGCTGGTCGAGGGCGATGTTGGCCAGCGCGATGTCCTCCTCCATCTCCGGCGCACGGGAGGTCCACTCGCCGAGCCGCTGGGCCGCGATGAGCGCGTCGTCGCCGAGGGCGAGGGTGAAGTCGAACAGGCTGCTCACGCCGCCACCTCGCTCCGCTCGGCGGCGGCGCTTCGCGCCACGCTGCTGAGCCGAATGGTTCGCTCGCTCCGCTCGCTCACAGGTGGTCCACCCCGTCCGGCACCTCGTAGAAGGTGGGGTGGCGGTAGACCTTGTCGGCGGCCGGGTCGAAGAAGGCGTCCTTCTCGTCCGGGCTGGACGCGGTGATCGCGCTCGCCGGCACCACCCAGATCGAGACGCCCTCCTGGCGCCGGGTGTAGAGGTCGCGGGCGTTGCGCAGGGCCAGCTCGGCGTCGGGGGCGTGCAGGCTGCCCACGTGGGTGTGCGACAGCCCGCGCCGCGCCCGCACGAAGACCTCCCAGAGAGGCGAATGGTCCGTGCTCATGCCGCCACCTTCTCCTTGTTCAGCTGCTTCGCCGCGTACGCCGCGGCGGCCTCCCGCACCCAGGCGCCGTCGGCGTGGGCGCGGCGCCGGTGCTCCATCCGCTGCCGGTTGCACGGCCCGTCGCCCTTGATCACCCGCATCAGCTCGTCGTAGTCGGGCTGGGTGTAGTCGTAGGACTGCCGCTGCTCGTTCCAGCGCAGGTCCGGGTCGGGGATGGTGAGACCGAGGATCTCCGCCTGCTGCACGCACATGTCGACGAAGCGCTGGCGCAGCTCGTCGTTGGAGAAGCGCTTGATCTTCCAGGCCATCGACTGGGCGCTGTGCGTCGAGTCTCCGTCCGGGGGGCCGAACATGGCCAGTGAGGGGTACCACCAGCGGTCCACCGCGTCCTGGGCCATCGCCTTCTGTTCCGGGGTGCCGTGGGCCAGCGTGTGCAGGATCTCGTAGCCCTGGCGCTGGTGGAACGACTCCTCCTTGCAGACCCGGATCATGGCGCGGGCGTAGGGGCCGTAGGAGCAGCGGCACAGCGGCACCTGGTTGACGATGGCGGCGCCGTCGACCAGCCAGCCGATCGCGCCCACGTCGGCCCAGGTCAGGGTCGGGTAGTTGAAGATCGAGCTGTACTTCTGCCGGCCCTCGATCAACAGCTCGACCAGTTCGTCCCGGCTGACGCCCAGGGTCTCCGCGGCGGCGTAGAGGTAGAGGCCGTGTCCGGCCTCGTCCTGCACCTTGGCC
It encodes the following:
- the paaB gene encoding 1,2-phenylacetyl-CoA epoxidase subunit PaaB, which produces MSTDHSPLWEVFVRARRGLSHTHVGSLHAPDAELALRNARDLYTRRQEGVSIWVVPASAITASSPDEKDAFFDPAADKVYRHPTFYEVPDGVDHL
- the paaA gene encoding 1,2-phenylacetyl-CoA epoxidase subunit PaaA yields the protein MYGNDFAPPEDGPGGGLLGEVEAAEAALREAAARARRGGPAPDEDFAACFADVIDADQKIEPRDWMPEAYRKTLIRQIAQHAHSEIIGMQPEGNWISRAPSLKRKAILLAKVQDEAGHGLYLYAAAETLGVSRDELVELLIEGRQKYSSIFNYPTLTWADVGAIGWLVDGAAIVNQVPLCRCSYGPYARAMIRVCKEESFHQRQGYEILHTLAHGTPEQKAMAQDAVDRWWYPSLAMFGPPDGDSTHSAQSMAWKIKRFSNDELRQRFVDMCVQQAEILGLTIPDPDLRWNEQRQSYDYTQPDYDELMRVIKGDGPCNRQRMEHRRRAHADGAWVREAAAAYAAKQLNKEKVAA